The following proteins come from a genomic window of Miscanthus floridulus cultivar M001 chromosome 2, ASM1932011v1, whole genome shotgun sequence:
- the LOC136537874 gene encoding calcium-dependent protein kinase 11 yields MGNTCVGPSATGRNGFLANVTLWRPRVDDPAAAPALPPPSSPASDKAPDPVTIPESEHSSHHSSRSTDLPPPAPASQPQAQDNPPAKKPAPKVKRVQSAGLLADSVLKRDVNTARLKDLYTIGKKLGQGQFGTTYLCVEKATGREFACKSIAKRKLLTEEDVDDVRREIQIMHHLAGHANVVSIIGAYEDAVAVQLVMELCAGGELFDRIIQRGHYSEKAAAQLARVIVGVVEACHSLGVMHRDLKPENFLFINQKEDSPLKAIDFGLSIFFKPGEMFTDVVGSPYYVAPEVLLKYYGREVDVWSAGVIIYILLSGVPPFWDESEQGIFEQVLKGDLDFSSEPWPSISESAKDLVRKMLIRDPKKRLTAHEALCHPWVCVDGVAPDKPLDSAVLSRLKQFSAMNKLKKMALRVIAESLSEEEIAGLKEMFKMLDTDNSGHITMEELKTGLQRVGANLMDSEINALMEAADIDNSGTIDYGEFIAATLHINKVEKEDKLFAAFSYFDKDGSGYITQDELQKACEEFGIGDTRLEDIIGDVDQDNDGRIDYNEFVAMMQKGDNPLGRKGHQSNANFGLGDALKLR; encoded by the exons ATGGGCAACACCTGCGTCGGCCCCAGCGCCACCGGCCGCAACGGCTTCCTGGCCAACGTCACCCTGTGGCGGCCGCGCGTCGACGACCCCGCGGCAGCCCCAGCCCTACCGCCGCCCTCCTCCCCCGCCTCCGACAAGGCGCCCGATCCCGTCACCATCCCGGAATCCGAGCATTCCTCGCACCACTCATCCCGATCCACGGACTTGCCACCACCGGCCCCCGCCTCCCAGCCGCAGGCGCAGGACAACCCTCCGGCGAAGAAGCCCGCGCCCAAGGTCAAGCGTGTCCAGAGCGCGGGCCTCCTCGCGGACTCCGTGCTCAAGCGCGACGTTAACACGGCCCGGCTCAAGGACCTCTATACAATTGGCAAGAAGTTAGGGCAGGGTCAATTCGGCACCACCTACCTATGCGTCGAGAAGGCCACCGGCCGGGAGTTCGCCTGCAAGTCCATTGCCAAACGGAAGCTGCTCACGGAGGAGGATGTCGACGACGTGCGCCGCGAGATCCAGATCATGCACCACCTCGCGGGTCATGCAAATGTCGTCTCCATCATCGGCGCCTACGAGGACGCCGTCGCCGTGCAGCTTGTCATGGAGCTCTGCGCCGGTGGCGAACTTTTCGACAGGATCATCCAGAGGGGGCACTATTCCGAGAAGGCGGCCGCGCAGCTGGCCAGGGTGATTGTCGGCGTCGTCGAGGCGTGCCACTCGCTCGGCGTGATGCACAGGGATCTTAAGCCGGAGAATTTCTTGTTTATCAATCAAAAGGAGGACTCGCCCCTGAAGGCCATCGATTTTGGCCTGTCCATCTTCTTCAAGCCAG GCGAGATGTTTACAGATGTCGTTGGAAGCCCATACTATGTTGCACCTGAGGTTCTGCTAAAATACTATGGCCGTGAGGTTGATGTCTGGAGTGCTGGTGTCATAATCTATATCCTGTTGAGTGGAGTCCCTCCATTCTGGGATG AAAGTGAACAAGGGATATTTGAACAAGTTTTGAAAGGTGACTTGGACTTTTCGTCAGAGCCCTGGCCTAGCATCTCAGAGAGTGCAAAGGATTTGGTCAGGAAAATGCTTATTCGTGAtccaaagaagagattgactgcCCATGAAGCCTTAT GTCACCCTTGGGTTTGTGTTGATGGAGTTGCTCCTGACAAACCTCTTGATTCCGCTGTTCTAAGCCGGTTGAAACAATTTTCTGCAATGAATAAACTAAAGAAAATGGCCCTTAGG GTTATTGCTGAGAGTTTATCTGAGGAAGAAATTGCAGGATTAAAAGAAATGTTCAAAATGCTTGACACTGACAACAGTGGTCATATCACAATGGAGGAACTAAAAACTGGCTTGCAGAGAGTTGGTGCTAATTTGATGGACTCAGAAATCAATGCTCTAATGGAAGCA GCGGATATCGACAATAGTGGCACAATTGATTATGGGGAGTTCATTGCTGCAACTTTGCATATAAACAAAGTTGAAAAGGAGGATAAGCTCTTTGCTGCTTTCTCATACTTTGACaaagatggcagtggttacataACTCAAGATGAGCTCCaaaaggcatgtgaggagtttggtATAGGAGATACCCGACTTGAGGATATTATTGGGGACGTCGATCAGGACAAT GATGGCCGGATCGACTACAATGAGTTTGTTGCAATGATGCAGAAGGGAGATAATCCTCTGGGAAGAAAGGGACATCAAAGTAATGCTAATTTTGGTCTTGGAGACGCACTTAAGCTTCGGTAA